The Pseudomonas azadiae genome contains a region encoding:
- a CDS encoding methyltransferase — MSDRHFDQLATRFAEKIYGGAKGAIRLAVLQADLTEALPRRPLRVLDIGAGLGHMSLWLAEQGHDVTLAEPAEPMLEGARQRFADAGQTATFIHAPWQDLLGQLTEPYDLVLCHAVLEWLAEPHAILPVLHQLTLPGGWLSLAFYNRDALIYRNLLKGHFRKMRKNDMAGEKQSLTPQQPLDPRELAAQLDGLWQVESQSGVRVFHDYMPVEFQARADLQDLVEMELAHRRHPSFAGLGRYLHWICRPV; from the coding sequence ATGAGTGATCGTCATTTCGACCAACTGGCCACGCGCTTCGCCGAGAAGATCTACGGCGGTGCCAAAGGCGCCATCCGCCTGGCGGTGCTCCAGGCGGACCTCACCGAAGCCTTGCCGCGACGTCCATTGCGCGTGCTGGATATCGGCGCGGGCCTGGGCCACATGTCGTTGTGGCTGGCCGAACAAGGCCATGATGTCACCCTGGCCGAGCCTGCCGAACCGATGCTTGAGGGGGCGCGGCAACGCTTCGCTGACGCCGGGCAAACCGCCACCTTTATCCACGCGCCCTGGCAAGACCTGCTCGGCCAGCTCACCGAGCCCTACGACCTGGTGCTATGCCACGCCGTACTGGAATGGCTGGCCGAACCCCATGCAATCCTGCCGGTGCTGCACCAACTCACGTTGCCCGGCGGCTGGTTGTCGCTGGCGTTCTATAACCGCGATGCGCTGATTTATCGCAACCTGCTCAAGGGCCACTTCCGCAAGATGCGCAAGAATGACATGGCCGGCGAAAAGCAGAGCCTGACGCCGCAACAACCGCTCGACCCACGTGAATTGGCGGCGCAACTCGACGGCCTCTGGCAGGTCGAAAGCCAAAGTGGTGTGCGGGTGTTTCACGATTACATGCCGGTGGAATTCCAGGCCCGCGCCGATTTGCAGGACCTTGTTGAGATGGAGCTCGCTCACCGTCGTCACCCAAGCTTTGCCGGGCTTGGGCGTTATTTGCACTGGATCTGCCGTCCGGTTTAA
- a CDS encoding DUF4136 domain-containing protein gives MRRLCLILLSLGLAACSSPNPYVAASKPIPPAPPQAATTFDASAYPAPVRDYGAYRNWAWRNGQLPAGTAWADSAQVAEAVSGALDQRGLRPRHDNRPADLLVSADVRQEKRLRQVRDDYGYGYGGYNRYNNGYGMYNSMPIVRTYEVQVVVVRVDLFDGRTGQPVWSASAETGSQGSLSERGDALRQAVQKAMTAYPPR, from the coding sequence ATGCGTCGTCTCTGTTTGATCCTGTTATCCCTGGGGTTGGCTGCCTGTTCAAGCCCCAACCCGTATGTCGCGGCATCCAAGCCGATCCCGCCGGCGCCGCCCCAGGCCGCCACCACCTTTGATGCCAGCGCCTACCCTGCGCCGGTGCGCGACTACGGCGCCTATCGCAATTGGGCCTGGCGCAACGGCCAACTGCCGGCGGGTACGGCCTGGGCAGACTCTGCGCAAGTTGCCGAAGCGGTCAGCGGCGCCCTTGACCAGCGCGGCCTGCGCCCGCGGCACGACAACCGCCCCGCCGACCTGCTGGTCAGCGCCGACGTGCGCCAGGAAAAACGCCTCAGGCAAGTGCGCGATGACTACGGCTACGGTTACGGCGGCTACAACCGCTATAACAATGGCTACGGCATGTACAACTCGATGCCGATCGTGCGTACCTACGAAGTCCAGGTCGTGGTGGTTCGTGTCGATCTGTTCGATGGCCGTACCGGTCAGCCGGTGTGGAGTGCCAGTGCGGAGACGGGCAGCCAGGGAAGTCTCAGCGAACGGGGAGACGCTTTACGCCAGGCGGTGCAAAAGGCAATGACGGCGTATCCTCCCCGTTAA
- a CDS encoding PAS domain-containing sensor histidine kinase, protein MTSADKLFGRLLGRTSATPLVPPGVPTPGLHLQLDPLGHVLTISGTLRSQLATQAVGEPRPLLRELLCAGSALSIEGSPADWQHQSLDLDFQGVAGQVLHTRGWIEPEGAGWCLRLQDVGDLLAGRQLAQHREQNHQLACQMSEQLRVCSLPRVPDVFNEHLRSLAQRWRVPCIALALLDEEDLGWRIYSHYAAHDAPALWQTGQALGTCLDSANGIAPLSLAQARSDNPRLHGIFGNADGLLVPYRDSRGVAAWLLCGFFSGQSQTSERDWLNLTAALAAPLLSRLREQRYHRQLERMEALQGLLGTGWWELLPNTHEIQLAPQLLHSLGAEDGPSPQTLSQWLELIHPADRQELGSRLHDLQTLGKPLLASVRLQRNDADHNPLWYRVQGQVLGVGDNRRWIGFMLDISDIKNQQTQAAAAHARLDNLIASSPAVIYVQRYVNGALHPAFFSDSLLPLLGWTLADCNHDSLASLIHPEDRDLYFERTRQLLREGAVRSRYRLRDKQGQYHWLLDEAKLLRDDLGLPLEAVGLWLDVTEATLAAEQVKQSEERYRILVEDSPAMICRYRPDLTLTFGNTPLANHLECLPAQLPGLNLGHWLSDEQRQAFVQRIGQLTVEFPVSTAEISLELPGREHAWWVWSDRGVFDEQGRLVEIQAVGRDNTEVRRSQQQLTQSAKMATLGEMATGLAHEINQPLNVMRMAIVNMLKRVSSGDAQADYLTEKLQRIDAQVQRATRVVDHMRVFGRRSEIEQHPFDPAQAVEGMLSLLGEGLRGKGVELRIAPADVAVQVKGYVDQLEQVLINLVVNARDALLTKRDTDPAFRPCIAMHCEHDSRHIRIWVEDNGPGIDPRLLERIFEPFFTTKPIGVGTGLGLSVSYGIVENMGGRLSVANGEHGARFCVELPVI, encoded by the coding sequence TTGACCTCGGCGGATAAACTTTTCGGGCGCCTGCTCGGCCGCACCAGCGCCACGCCTCTCGTCCCACCGGGCGTGCCCACGCCAGGACTGCACCTGCAACTGGATCCCCTGGGCCACGTGCTGACCATCAGCGGCACCCTGCGCTCACAACTCGCGACGCAGGCGGTGGGCGAACCCCGGCCGCTGCTGCGTGAACTGCTGTGCGCCGGCAGCGCCCTGAGCATCGAAGGCAGCCCCGCCGACTGGCAACACCAGAGCCTGGACCTGGATTTCCAGGGGGTTGCCGGTCAGGTCTTGCATACCCGGGGCTGGATCGAACCCGAGGGTGCCGGCTGGTGCCTGCGCCTGCAGGACGTTGGCGACTTGCTCGCCGGCCGCCAACTGGCCCAGCACCGAGAGCAGAATCACCAACTGGCGTGCCAGATGAGCGAGCAGCTACGGGTGTGCAGCCTGCCCCGTGTGCCCGATGTGTTCAACGAGCACCTGCGCAGCCTGGCGCAGCGCTGGCGAGTCCCCTGCATCGCCCTGGCGTTGCTCGATGAAGAAGACCTGGGCTGGCGGATCTACAGCCACTACGCGGCCCACGATGCCCCCGCCTTGTGGCAGACCGGCCAGGCCCTCGGCACCTGCCTGGACAGCGCCAACGGCATCGCGCCGCTGAGCCTGGCCCAAGCGCGTAGCGACAACCCGCGCCTGCACGGTATTTTCGGCAATGCCGATGGGCTCCTGGTGCCGTATCGCGACAGCCGGGGCGTCGCCGCCTGGCTGCTTTGCGGCTTCTTTAGTGGTCAATCGCAGACCAGCGAACGGGACTGGTTGAACCTCACTGCCGCCCTCGCCGCCCCGCTGCTGAGCCGCTTGCGCGAACAGCGCTATCACCGCCAGCTCGAGCGCATGGAAGCCCTGCAAGGGCTGCTCGGCACCGGCTGGTGGGAGCTGCTGCCGAACACCCATGAAATCCAGCTCGCACCGCAGTTACTGCACAGCCTCGGTGCGGAGGATGGGCCGAGCCCCCAGACGCTAAGCCAGTGGCTGGAACTGATCCACCCCGCCGATCGCCAGGAACTCGGCAGTCGCCTGCACGACCTGCAAACCCTGGGCAAACCGCTGCTGGCCAGCGTGCGCCTGCAACGCAACGACGCCGACCACAACCCGCTCTGGTATCGCGTACAGGGCCAAGTGCTGGGCGTGGGCGACAACCGGCGCTGGATCGGCTTCATGCTCGACATCAGCGACATCAAGAACCAGCAAACGCAAGCCGCGGCCGCCCATGCACGCCTGGACAACCTTATTGCCAGCTCACCGGCGGTGATCTATGTGCAGCGCTACGTCAACGGTGCCCTGCACCCGGCATTCTTCAGCGACAGCCTGTTACCGCTGCTGGGCTGGACATTGGCCGACTGCAACCACGACAGCCTGGCCTCCCTGATTCATCCCGAAGACCGCGACCTTTACTTCGAACGCACCCGCCAGCTGTTGCGAGAAGGCGCGGTGCGAAGCCGCTATCGCCTGCGCGATAAACAGGGTCAGTACCATTGGCTGCTGGATGAAGCCAAGTTACTGCGCGATGACCTCGGCTTGCCGCTCGAAGCGGTCGGGTTATGGTTGGATGTCACCGAGGCAACACTCGCCGCCGAGCAGGTCAAACAAAGCGAAGAGCGCTACCGCATTCTGGTCGAGGACTCCCCGGCAATGATCTGCCGCTACCGCCCGGACTTGACCCTGACCTTCGGCAACACCCCGCTGGCCAACCACCTGGAATGCCTGCCCGCGCAACTGCCGGGGCTGAACCTGGGCCATTGGCTGTCCGACGAACAACGCCAGGCCTTTGTGCAACGCATCGGCCAATTGACCGTTGAATTTCCGGTCAGCACCGCCGAAATCAGCCTGGAACTGCCTGGCCGCGAACATGCCTGGTGGGTCTGGTCGGACCGTGGCGTGTTCGATGAACAAGGCCGGCTGGTGGAAATACAGGCGGTGGGACGCGACAACACCGAAGTTCGGCGCTCCCAGCAACAGCTGACCCAAAGCGCCAAGATGGCCACCCTGGGTGAAATGGCCACGGGCCTGGCCCATGAGATCAACCAGCCGCTGAATGTGATGCGCATGGCCATCGTCAACATGCTCAAGCGCGTGAGCAGCGGCGATGCGCAGGCCGACTACCTCACCGAAAAACTGCAGCGCATCGACGCCCAGGTCCAGCGCGCCACGCGCGTCGTGGACCACATGCGCGTATTCGGCCGCCGTTCAGAGATCGAACAACACCCCTTCGACCCGGCGCAGGCGGTGGAAGGCATGCTGTCGCTGCTCGGCGAAGGCCTGCGCGGCAAGGGTGTGGAGTTACGTATCGCGCCAGCGGACGTTGCGGTACAGGTCAAGGGTTACGTCGATCAGCTTGAGCAGGTGCTGATCAACCTGGTGGTCAATGCCCGTGACGCGCTGTTGACCAAACGGGACACCGATCCGGCGTTCCGCCCGTGCATCGCGATGCATTGCGAGCATGACAGCCGTCATATCCGCATCTGGGTGGAGGATAACGGCCCGGGCATTGATCCACGGTTGCTGGAGCGGATCTTCGAACCGTTCTTTACCACCAAGCCGATTGGCGTGGGCACGGGGCTGGGGTTGTCGGTGAGCTACGGGATCGTGGAAAACATGGGCGGACGCTTGAGCGTCGCCAACGGGGAGCACGGGGCGAGGTTTTGTGTGGAGTTGCCGGTGATCTAG
- a CDS encoding DUF4136 domain-containing protein — translation MFRRIATLAVVVLLGGCQTSQVNHDYDASRDFGAYRSWAWKDPALQYRPDDPRIKSDLTEQRIRQAVSEQLDQRGLRPAAPGTKADLNVQAYLIVEDRQQQVTTNYGGAWGGPWNGYWGAPMYNETRNITYKVATLQIDLLDGKDGKLVWRGSDEQMMASSPNPQDRDNAIRTTVTRVLSSYPPR, via the coding sequence ATGTTTCGTCGTATCGCTACGCTTGCCGTTGTAGTGCTGCTGGGCGGTTGCCAGACCAGCCAGGTCAACCACGATTATGATGCCAGCCGGGATTTCGGCGCCTACCGCAGTTGGGCCTGGAAAGACCCGGCCCTGCAATATCGCCCGGATGACCCGCGCATCAAGAGCGACCTCACCGAACAGCGCATTCGCCAGGCCGTGAGCGAACAGCTCGACCAACGCGGCTTGCGCCCCGCAGCGCCGGGTACCAAGGCCGACTTGAACGTTCAGGCCTACCTGATCGTCGAGGACCGCCAGCAACAGGTCACCACCAACTATGGCGGTGCCTGGGGCGGGCCATGGAATGGCTATTGGGGCGCACCGATGTACAACGAAACGCGCAACATCACCTACAAAGTCGCCACCCTGCAGATCGACCTGCTCGACGGCAAGGACGGCAAACTGGTCTGGCGCGGCAGCGACGAGCAAATGATGGCCAGCTCGCCGAACCCACAGGACCGCGACAACGCCATTCGCACCACTGTCACCCGCGTCCTCTCCAGCTATCCACCCCGCTAA
- a CDS encoding MazG-like family protein: MNLEHLTERLHRIRDTNHWKRFHSPKNLAMAASVEMAELVEIFQWLTEDQSRQLPADKLAHAGQEVGDIVLYLLLLCSELGLDMNEVVSAKLTDSERRFTHE, encoded by the coding sequence ATGAACCTCGAACACCTCACCGAACGCCTGCACCGCATCCGCGATACAAACCACTGGAAGCGGTTCCACAGCCCGAAAAACCTGGCCATGGCCGCCAGCGTCGAAATGGCCGAGCTGGTAGAAATTTTCCAATGGCTGACCGAAGACCAGTCGCGTCAGCTACCTGCGGATAAACTCGCCCACGCGGGGCAGGAAGTCGGCGATATCGTGCTGTACCTGCTGTTGCTGTGCAGTGAGCTGGGCCTGGACATGAATGAAGTGGTCAGCGCCAAACTGACCGACAGCGAACGGCGGTTTACCCATGAGTGA
- a CDS encoding TadE/TadG family type IV pilus assembly protein, with protein sequence MKTSLPRKQKGAAAIEFALVFGIFFAVFYGLISYSLPMLLMQSFNQAAAEAVRQAMSVDPVAAGTAYGTQVANRAKTTAILQLDWIPPSFQFTEDLISATYNGTTLTVTISYPTTRLHSVFPTLVVPGIGPVPNLPANLTARSSLQF encoded by the coding sequence ATGAAAACAAGCCTCCCTAGAAAACAAAAAGGTGCCGCGGCGATTGAGTTCGCCCTGGTCTTCGGGATCTTTTTTGCAGTGTTCTATGGGTTGATCAGCTACAGCCTGCCGATGTTGTTGATGCAGTCGTTCAACCAGGCGGCAGCGGAGGCCGTGCGCCAGGCCATGTCGGTGGACCCGGTGGCCGCCGGCACCGCCTACGGCACGCAGGTGGCCAACCGCGCCAAGACGACGGCGATCCTGCAGTTGGACTGGATTCCACCCAGCTTCCAATTCACCGAAGACTTGATCAGCGCCACCTACAACGGCACCACGCTGACCGTCACCATCTCCTACCCCACCACCCGCCTGCATTCGGTGTTCCCGACGTTGGTGGTCCCAGGCATAGGCCCCGTACCGAACCTGCCGGCCAACCTGACTGCCCGTTCGAGTCTCCAATTTTGA
- a CDS encoding pilus assembly protein TadG-related protein, translated as MSPRLGSRQRGAIGLMAAGTLAVALVFVVLTVDSGRLYLEKRKLQSIADTSALETASRGGLCSPTHTANNYALENAARNGFTVVAGDASRGLSVTCGTLPTNANNIRVFTPDATKSEAVRVVATRSVTTSIATGIWNMFSATPAPAQTVLSATAVAAYAPPVAQLTIRSNLGAIDSGKSDVLNLVIGRLLGGNLSLTAAGWNGLLGTNVNLLGYLDQLAIKLNVKAGDYDTLLKTAVSANELIEAAVTVLQKNGSVATAIINDAVKIQAITPSTKLLTVGDLLKVATGTPAAALNTNVQLFQLLETVAQLSSSKNALNAATQLNVPLIGNVSVQTKVIEPPQLSAIGNPVLAKAGLSKTPPTDQIFVRTAQVRTLVSIQLPVLKGVSALTSAVSALTTPVTGVVNNLLQLKLVGLLDPLLCLVLKPCDRTDLELLTGLDISIEVASAKSYVTDFSCASNATKSLTVQVGTALADVSVGKVDSAQAFFSAAQAVVQPVALVDIGVQTCAGILGCAPRKAGAGGSLSLSVVHANVGGSSQSLTFSPVNEMNQAPTYKSALPASNVVGGLVNTLGGTQVSYVPPPGKTPSGALSSVSGLLATITNTLATAIKSILSPLLDPIVNGLLSALGINLGNAEVGANLSCHMGRAYLVI; from the coding sequence ATGTCTCCCCGACTTGGTTCCAGGCAGCGTGGTGCAATTGGCTTGATGGCGGCAGGCACCTTGGCGGTGGCCCTGGTGTTCGTGGTGCTGACGGTGGACAGCGGCCGCCTCTACCTGGAAAAACGCAAATTGCAGTCCATCGCCGACACCTCGGCGCTGGAGACCGCCAGCCGTGGCGGCTTGTGCAGCCCCACCCATACAGCCAACAACTACGCTCTGGAGAACGCCGCCCGCAACGGCTTCACGGTGGTCGCGGGCGACGCCAGCCGTGGCCTGTCGGTGACTTGCGGCACATTGCCGACCAACGCAAACAATATCCGCGTCTTTACCCCGGATGCCACCAAAAGCGAGGCCGTGCGCGTGGTCGCGACACGCAGCGTGACGACCAGTATCGCCACCGGTATCTGGAATATGTTCAGTGCCACCCCTGCGCCGGCGCAAACCGTCCTGAGCGCGACGGCTGTGGCCGCGTATGCCCCGCCGGTGGCGCAGTTGACGATTCGCAGCAATCTGGGCGCCATAGACTCAGGTAAGTCGGATGTCTTGAACTTGGTCATTGGACGCCTCCTGGGAGGCAACCTGTCGCTTACCGCTGCGGGCTGGAACGGGTTACTTGGCACAAACGTGAATTTGCTCGGCTACTTGGACCAATTGGCGATCAAGTTGAACGTAAAAGCGGGTGATTACGATACGTTGCTTAAAACGGCAGTATCCGCCAATGAGCTGATCGAAGCTGCTGTGACGGTTTTGCAAAAGAACGGCTCGGTGGCAACGGCCATCATCAATGACGCGGTCAAGATCCAGGCAATTACGCCCAGTACCAAGCTGCTGACCGTAGGTGATTTGCTAAAAGTTGCGACGGGCACACCGGCTGCTGCGTTGAATACCAATGTTCAGTTGTTTCAATTGCTGGAGACCGTTGCTCAACTGTCCAGTAGCAAAAACGCGTTGAACGCCGCGACGCAACTGAATGTACCGTTGATAGGCAATGTCTCGGTCCAGACCAAGGTCATTGAGCCACCGCAGTTGTCGGCGATTGGTAACCCTGTATTAGCCAAAGCGGGGCTGTCAAAAACCCCGCCGACGGATCAGATTTTTGTGCGCACGGCACAAGTGCGTACCTTAGTGTCTATTCAACTGCCGGTACTCAAGGGGGTGAGTGCGCTCACGTCTGCTGTTTCGGCGCTGACGACCCCGGTTACAGGTGTAGTGAATAATTTGTTGCAACTCAAGCTGGTAGGGCTACTCGATCCGCTTTTGTGTCTGGTTCTGAAACCTTGTGACCGTACCGATCTTGAGCTGTTGACTGGCTTGGACATCAGCATTGAAGTCGCAAGTGCAAAATCTTATGTAACGGACTTCAGTTGTGCGAGCAATGCGACGAAGTCACTGACTGTGCAGGTAGGTACGGCGCTGGCGGACGTATCCGTCGGGAAAGTTGATTCTGCGCAGGCATTCTTCTCTGCGGCGCAGGCCGTTGTTCAGCCCGTTGCGTTGGTGGATATCGGGGTGCAGACATGTGCGGGGATTTTGGGATGTGCGCCGCGTAAGGCAGGTGCTGGAGGCAGTCTGTCGTTATCCGTTGTGCATGCGAATGTCGGTGGAAGCAGCCAAAGCCTGACTTTTTCGCCCGTTAACGAAATGAATCAGGCTCCAACCTATAAATCAGCCCTCCCAGCGTCAAACGTTGTAGGCGGTCTGGTCAATACTTTGGGCGGGACTCAGGTGTCCTACGTTCCACCGCCCGGCAAGACACCGAGCGGGGCCCTATCCAGCGTCTCGGGTTTGCTTGCAACCATCACGAATACATTAGCAACGGCGATAAAAAGTATTCTGTCGCCGTTGCTGGATCCGATTGTTAATGGACTGCTCAGCGCGCTTGGCATCAATTTAGGCAACGCCGAAGTCGGCGCCAACCTCAGTTGCCATATGGGCCGCGCCTACCTGGTGATCTAG
- a CDS encoding MATE family efflux transporter — translation MPTLLTDWRHRPTHRRVWALAAPMILSNISVPLVALVDSMVIGHLPHAHQLGAVAVGASLYTFLAWAMGFLRMGSTGFAAQAAGRKDGAALRQILLQGLLLALGLAMLLGTIGIPLSHLALEWMQPSPELNQLTQDFFHTRLFGLPAALASYALVGWFLGTQNARAPLAILLTTNLVNIILNLWFVLGLEWGVVGSARASVIAEWTGALLGLGLTQKALRAYPGHIAWAALKRWQSWRPLLAVNRDIFIRSLALQSVFFMITLQGARLGDATVAANALLLNGLLLTAHALDGLAHAVEALCGHAIGAHDRHALRRSLVVAGGWSLIASVGFALLFTLAGHLFIAMQTDIPSVRATADLYLPYLAVLPLIAVWSYLLDGLFIGATRAREMRNGMLLTVVLVLPIAWALQGLGNHGLWMTFLLFMAVRSLTLWAIAWRLNRQGLWLGNN, via the coding sequence ATGCCCACCTTACTCACCGACTGGCGCCACCGCCCCACCCACCGCCGGGTGTGGGCGCTGGCCGCGCCAATGATCCTGTCGAATATCTCCGTGCCGCTGGTGGCCCTGGTGGACAGCATGGTCATCGGTCACCTGCCCCACGCCCACCAACTGGGGGCCGTGGCGGTCGGGGCGAGCCTGTATACCTTTCTGGCCTGGGCCATGGGTTTCCTGCGCATGGGCTCCACCGGGTTCGCCGCCCAGGCAGCCGGGCGCAAGGATGGTGCCGCACTGCGGCAAATCCTCTTGCAAGGTCTGTTGCTGGCGCTGGGACTGGCGATGCTGCTCGGCACCATCGGCATTCCACTCAGCCATCTGGCCCTGGAGTGGATGCAGCCCTCCCCCGAACTGAATCAACTGACCCAGGATTTTTTCCATACCCGCCTGTTCGGCCTGCCCGCCGCCCTGGCCAGCTACGCGCTGGTCGGCTGGTTCCTCGGCACGCAGAACGCCCGCGCGCCTTTGGCGATCCTGTTGACCACCAACCTGGTCAACATCATCCTGAACCTGTGGTTTGTGCTGGGCCTGGAGTGGGGCGTGGTCGGCTCCGCACGCGCCTCGGTGATCGCCGAATGGACCGGCGCCCTGCTCGGCCTGGGGCTGACGCAAAAAGCCTTGCGCGCCTACCCCGGCCATATCGCCTGGGCAGCCTTGAAACGCTGGCAAAGCTGGCGCCCGCTGCTGGCAGTCAACCGCGACATCTTCATCCGCAGCCTCGCGCTGCAATCGGTGTTTTTCATGATCACGCTGCAAGGCGCGCGCCTCGGCGATGCGACCGTGGCAGCCAATGCCTTGCTGCTCAACGGCCTGTTGTTGACCGCCCATGCACTGGACGGGCTAGCCCATGCGGTCGAGGCCCTGTGCGGCCACGCCATTGGCGCCCATGACCGCCACGCCTTGCGCCGCTCGCTGGTGGTGGCGGGCGGCTGGTCGTTGATCGCCAGCGTCGGCTTTGCGCTGCTGTTCACCCTGGCTGGCCATCTGTTTATTGCCATGCAAACCGATATCCCCAGCGTGCGCGCAACGGCCGACCTCTACCTGCCTTATCTGGCAGTGTTGCCATTGATTGCGGTGTGGAGTTACTTGCTGGACGGGTTGTTTATCGGCGCGACGCGCGCGCGGGAGATGCGCAATGGGATGCTGTTGACGGTGGTTCTGGTGCTGCCCATCGCCTGGGCGTTGCAGGGGTTGGGCAACCACGGGCTGTGGATGACCTTCCTGCTGTTTATGGCGGTGCGCAGTTTGACGCTCTGGGCGATTGCCTGGCGGTTGAATCGGCAGGGGCTGTGGCTAGGCAATAACTGA
- the speA gene encoding arginine decarboxylase, with protein MSVRRTRKDDGSQWTVADSRSVYGIRHWGAGYFAINEAGRVEVRPNGPNSTPVDLYEQVDALRKSGLSLPLLVRFPDILQDRVRQLTGAFDSNIARLEYQSKYTALYPIKVNQQEAVIENIIATQNVSIGLEAGSKPELLAVLALAPKGGTIVCNGYKDREFIRLALIGQKLGHNVFIVIEKESEVGLVIEEAASLKVKPQVGLRVRLSSLASSKWADTGGEKSKFGLSAAQLLSVVERFRAAGLDQGIRLLHFHMGSQIANLADYQHGFKEAIRYYGELRNLGLPVDHIDVGGGLGVDYDGTHSRNASSINYDMDDYAGVVVGMLKEFCDAQSLPHPHIFSESGRSLTAHHAMLVVQVTDVEKHNDEIPTIENKESLPETVQWLVDLLGPTDIEMVTETYWRATHYMSDVATQYADGKLTLAEKALAEQCYFAVCRRLHNSLKARQRSHRQVLDELNDKLADKYICNFSVFQSLPDTWAIGQVLPILPLHRLDEEPLRRAVLQDLTCDSDGKIKQYVDEQSIETSLPVHALNEGEDYLLGIFLVGAYQEILGDMHNLFGDTDSVNIYQREDGSVYSAGIETHDTIEDMLRYVHLSPEELMTHYRDKCASAKISASERTQFLDALRLGLTRSSYLSS; from the coding sequence ATGTCCGTACGACGCACACGCAAAGACGATGGCAGCCAATGGACAGTTGCGGACAGCCGCAGTGTTTACGGGATTCGCCATTGGGGGGCCGGGTATTTTGCGATCAATGAAGCCGGTCGCGTAGAAGTCCGTCCGAACGGCCCGAACAGCACGCCGGTCGATCTGTACGAGCAGGTCGACGCGCTGCGCAAGAGCGGCCTGTCCTTGCCGCTGCTGGTGCGCTTCCCCGACATCCTGCAAGACCGTGTACGCCAACTGACCGGTGCCTTCGATTCGAACATCGCGCGCCTGGAATACCAGAGCAAATACACCGCGTTGTACCCGATCAAGGTGAACCAGCAGGAAGCGGTGATCGAGAACATCATTGCCACCCAGAACGTCTCCATCGGCCTGGAAGCCGGCTCCAAGCCTGAGCTGCTGGCCGTATTGGCCTTGGCCCCGAAGGGCGGCACCATCGTCTGCAACGGTTACAAGGACCGTGAGTTCATCCGCCTTGCGCTGATAGGCCAGAAGCTCGGCCACAACGTGTTCATCGTGATCGAGAAAGAATCCGAAGTCGGGCTGGTGATCGAAGAGGCCGCCAGCCTCAAGGTCAAGCCGCAGGTCGGCCTGCGCGTGCGTTTGTCGTCGTTGGCATCGAGCAAGTGGGCGGACACCGGTGGCGAGAAGTCCAAGTTCGGCCTGTCGGCGGCGCAGTTGCTGTCGGTGGTCGAGCGCTTTCGCGCGGCGGGCCTGGACCAAGGCATCCGTTTGCTGCACTTTCACATGGGTTCGCAGATCGCCAACCTGGCCGACTACCAGCACGGTTTCAAGGAAGCCATTCGTTATTACGGCGAACTGCGCAACCTCGGCCTGCCGGTCGACCACATCGACGTGGGCGGCGGCCTGGGTGTGGACTACGACGGCACCCACTCGCGTAACGCCAGCTCGATCAACTACGACATGGACGACTACGCCGGCGTGGTCGTGGGCATGCTCAAGGAATTCTGCGACGCGCAGAGCCTTCCGCATCCGCACATCTTCTCCGAAAGCGGCCGCTCGCTGACCGCCCACCACGCCATGCTGGTGGTGCAAGTGACGGACGTCGAGAAACACAACGACGAAATCCCGACCATCGAGAACAAGGAAAGCCTGCCGGAAACCGTGCAATGGCTGGTGGACCTGCTCGGCCCGACCGATATCGAGATGGTCACCGAGACCTACTGGCGCGCCACGCACTACATGAGCGACGTGGCCACTCAGTACGCCGACGGCAAGCTGACCCTGGCTGAAAAAGCCCTGGCCGAGCAATGCTACTTCGCCGTATGCCGCCGCCTGCACAACTCGCTCAAGGCCCGCCAGCGCTCGCACCGCCAGGTGCTGGACGAACTCAACGACAAGCTGGCCGACAAGTACATCTGCAACTTCTCGGTATTCCAGAGCCTGCCGGACACCTGGGCCATCGGCCAGGTATTGCCGATCCTGCCGCTGCACCGCCTGGATGAAGAGCCGCTGCGTCGCGCCGTGTTGCAAGACCTGACCTGCGACTCCGATGGCAAGATCAAGCAGTACGTCGATGAGCAGAGCATTGAAACCAGTTTGCCGGTGCATGCCTTGAATGAAGGTGAGGACTACTTGCTGGGCATCTTCCTGGTCGGGGCCTATCAGGAAATTCTCGGCGATATGCACAACCTGTTCGGTGACACCGACTCGGTGAACATCTACCAGCGCGAAGATGGTTCGGTGTACAGCGCAGGGATCGAGACGCACGACACGATCGAAGACATGCTGCGCTACGTGCATTTGTCGCCGGAAGAGCTGATGACGCATTACCGCGACAAGTGTGCGAGTGCGAAGATCAGTGCCAGCGAGCGTACCCAGTTCCTGGATGCGTTGCGTTTGGGCCTGACGCGGTCTTCCTACCTGTCCTCGTAA